One Peribacillus simplex NBRC 15720 = DSM 1321 genomic region harbors:
- a CDS encoding YheC/YheD family protein, with protein sequence MRKTYPAEIAAIPGNVLFYPSELGDLAEIELIYFGRHSCPAIIKQNPAVNQSIVLSESLAESLIFDHTDIPLHLFIYGKSIHIGPLVGIFSSGFTGLSNKPLGERSEFFSKLLSLSRTTGCIPFVFGENVINWDEETIKGYVFDNDDWHINEFPFPNVIYDRLPNRLMENRDGPKEVKQKFQKEYTIPWYNPGFFNKWDVNERLCADERALPYLPETYPFQSMSVVETLLSHYRQVYIKPIHGSLGLGIHQILYDKHEDVYYCRYTNEAKENKLQKFSTLESIVKHIFHDRPLENLIVQQGIPLIRSEKRPVDFRVHTNKDSNGEWQVTAIAAKIAGAGSVTTHIKSGGVIKTVAELFGDDYEAKEVERKLSEAALILSDSIEKNLAGIIAEIGFDFGLDKKGQVWMFEANSKPGRSIFSHPKLKDFELLTRKLSLDYAIYLTEQTITKSISVPR encoded by the coding sequence GTGAGAAAGACTTATCCTGCCGAAATTGCCGCTATCCCTGGCAATGTTCTCTTCTACCCTTCAGAGCTTGGAGATTTGGCAGAGATTGAATTAATTTATTTCGGACGACATTCATGTCCTGCCATCATCAAACAAAACCCGGCAGTCAATCAATCAATCGTCCTATCTGAAAGTCTTGCGGAATCTCTAATATTCGATCATACCGATATTCCCCTTCATTTATTCATATACGGCAAGAGCATCCATATAGGACCCCTTGTCGGAATTTTTTCTTCAGGCTTCACTGGCCTTTCAAACAAACCATTAGGGGAGAGATCGGAATTTTTCTCAAAGCTCCTTTCGCTTAGCAGGACCACAGGCTGTATCCCCTTTGTTTTTGGAGAGAATGTAATCAATTGGGATGAGGAGACAATCAAAGGCTATGTATTTGATAACGATGACTGGCACATTAATGAATTTCCTTTTCCTAATGTCATCTATGACCGTCTCCCAAATCGTTTGATGGAAAACCGCGATGGACCTAAAGAAGTGAAGCAAAAATTCCAAAAAGAATATACCATTCCTTGGTATAATCCAGGTTTTTTCAATAAATGGGATGTAAATGAAAGGTTATGCGCTGATGAGCGGGCACTGCCTTATTTACCGGAAACGTACCCATTTCAATCCATGTCCGTGGTGGAAACCCTTCTTTCCCATTACCGGCAAGTTTATATAAAGCCCATTCACGGCAGCCTCGGTCTAGGGATTCACCAAATTCTTTATGATAAGCATGAGGATGTTTACTATTGCCGCTATACAAATGAAGCAAAAGAAAATAAACTTCAAAAGTTTTCAACATTGGAATCCATTGTTAAACATATTTTTCACGACCGACCGCTTGAGAATCTTATCGTGCAGCAGGGCATCCCATTAATTCGATCTGAAAAACGTCCAGTGGATTTCCGGGTTCATACGAACAAGGACAGTAATGGAGAATGGCAGGTAACCGCGATCGCCGCAAAAATCGCAGGCGCCGGCAGTGTCACGACCCACATTAAAAGCGGGGGTGTCATCAAAACGGTTGCAGAACTGTTTGGAGATGACTATGAGGCCAAGGAAGTCGAACGAAAGCTATCGGAAGCCGCACTGATTTTAAGTGACAGTATAGAAAAGAACTTGGCTGGCATCATTGCAGAAATAGGATTTGATTTTGGATTGGATAAAAAAGGGCAGGTTTGGATGTTTGAAGCCAATTCCAAACCGGGACGTTCCATCTTCTCCCATCCAAAACTCAAGGATTTCGAATTGCTGACCAGAAAGCTAAGCCTTGATTATGCCATTTATCTAACGGAACAGACGATTACGAAATCAATCAGTGTGCCGCGATGA
- a CDS encoding ABC transporter ATP-binding protein encodes MAELVLDHIFKIYDKKVTAVKDFNLRVADKEFIVFVGPSGCGKSTTLRMIAGLEDISQGDLYIDGKRVNDVPPKDRDIAMVFQNYALYPHMSVYDNMAFGLKLRKTPKAEIKQRVNEAARILGLEELLNRKPKALSGGQRQRVALGRAIVRDAKVFLMDEPLSNLDAKLRVQMRAEIAKLHKRLDTTTIYVTHDQTEAMTMATRLVVMKDGIIQQVGAPKDVYEKPINVFVGGFIGSPAMNFFTGTLKEGTIKIGEQTLEIPELKMKMLRDQGYIGKDIILGIRPEDFHNEGTSFTESSNTTFTTQIDVAELMGAEIMLYSTLEGQDFVARVDAKNIIQAGENIELALDMNKAHFFDKGTEHRILVEEDELMQESMKLPAN; translated from the coding sequence ATGGCAGAGTTAGTGTTAGATCATATATTCAAGATTTATGATAAAAAGGTGACGGCTGTTAAAGACTTCAACCTTCGTGTTGCCGATAAGGAATTCATAGTTTTTGTGGGACCTTCAGGTTGCGGCAAATCGACAACATTAAGGATGATTGCCGGACTGGAAGACATTTCCCAAGGGGATTTATACATAGACGGGAAGCGAGTCAATGATGTCCCCCCTAAAGACCGCGATATTGCGATGGTTTTCCAGAACTATGCCTTATATCCTCATATGTCCGTATATGACAATATGGCATTCGGATTAAAGCTCAGGAAAACGCCAAAAGCGGAAATCAAGCAAAGGGTCAATGAAGCGGCAAGGATTCTCGGACTTGAAGAGCTGCTAAACAGGAAACCTAAAGCCCTTTCAGGAGGTCAGCGCCAGCGTGTGGCACTTGGCCGTGCAATTGTAAGGGACGCAAAAGTTTTCTTGATGGATGAGCCATTATCCAATCTCGATGCAAAGCTGCGGGTTCAAATGCGTGCAGAAATCGCTAAACTACATAAACGGCTCGACACCACGACGATATATGTCACGCATGACCAAACAGAGGCAATGACCATGGCGACACGTCTTGTTGTAATGAAAGATGGAATCATCCAACAGGTCGGTGCTCCAAAAGACGTATACGAGAAACCAATAAACGTCTTTGTCGGCGGTTTTATCGGATCGCCTGCCATGAACTTCTTTACCGGAACATTAAAAGAAGGCACAATTAAAATAGGCGAACAAACGCTTGAAATACCTGAATTGAAGATGAAAATGCTGCGTGATCAAGGATATATCGGAAAGGATATAATCCTTGGCATCCGTCCGGAGGATTTTCATAATGAAGGAACTAGCTTCACGGAGTCCTCTAACACTACATTCACGACCCAAATTGATGTAGCCGAACTCATGGGCGCGGAGATCATGCTCTACTCCACGTTAGAGGGGCAGGACTTCGTCGCACGGGTTGATGCCAAGAATATTATCCAGGCAGGCGAAAACATCGAACTTGCCCTCGACATGAATAAAGCACACTTTTTTGATAAAGGGACTGAACATCGCATTTTAGTTGAAGAAGATGAACTGATGCAGGAAAGCATGAAGTTACCTGCCAATTAA
- a CDS encoding iron-containing alcohol dehydrogenase family protein, whose product MNNLLEVRSGPAYYACKDNVLENLEAKLSKGNIRKVLVIHGRKSWEVAEPFFPSLENIEPIFFKYGGECSDAEIERVKKSALQHGVDALIGIGGGKLLDLAKSAGNSLQKEIILIPTLASTCAAWTPLSVIYDDNGSYVRYDIHERNAWMLFIEPGILLNSPINYLRAGIGDTLAKWYEGNALAEKLATKSVCIELAHLAARECQEVLLTYGEEALGDLENGKWTDSLQRVIETNIITSGLVGGFGDQYLRVAGAHSIHNGMTTITQTHHLLHGEKVAYGILVQLVLEGKFSEIKQLLPIYQVLKLPMTLLDIGLTVEHKAELQQIAAQSVKEGEDIHLLFPDINKEKVAAAMEILEILTNPVSTAMD is encoded by the coding sequence ATGAATAACTTACTGGAGGTCCGCAGCGGCCCCGCTTATTACGCCTGTAAAGATAATGTCCTTGAAAACCTGGAAGCAAAACTGAGTAAAGGGAACATTCGTAAAGTGCTCGTTATTCATGGAAGAAAATCATGGGAAGTTGCTGAACCCTTTTTTCCTTCCTTAGAAAATATTGAGCCGATTTTTTTCAAATACGGCGGGGAATGCAGTGACGCAGAAATTGAACGCGTCAAGAAGTCTGCTCTTCAACACGGTGTGGATGCATTAATCGGCATTGGCGGCGGTAAGCTGCTCGACCTCGCCAAATCGGCCGGAAACTCGCTTCAAAAGGAAATCATCCTCATTCCTACCCTTGCTTCCACCTGCGCGGCCTGGACTCCGTTGAGTGTCATTTATGATGATAATGGTTCATATGTCCGCTATGATATTCATGAAAGAAACGCTTGGATGTTATTTATCGAACCAGGTATTCTTCTGAATTCACCTATTAACTATTTACGGGCTGGAATCGGCGATACATTGGCGAAATGGTACGAAGGCAATGCACTGGCCGAAAAGCTTGCCACCAAGTCCGTTTGTATTGAATTGGCCCATTTAGCCGCAAGGGAATGCCAGGAAGTTTTATTGACATATGGCGAGGAAGCCCTAGGTGATTTGGAAAATGGTAAATGGACAGACTCGCTGCAGCGTGTAATTGAAACGAACATCATCACCAGTGGTCTAGTTGGCGGCTTTGGTGACCAGTACCTGCGCGTTGCCGGTGCCCACTCGATTCATAATGGCATGACTACCATCACGCAAACGCATCATTTACTTCACGGGGAAAAAGTGGCATATGGCATTTTAGTCCAGCTTGTTTTAGAAGGGAAATTCTCAGAAATCAAACAATTGCTGCCAATCTACCAGGTGCTTAAACTGCCGATGACATTGCTTGATATTGGCCTGACGGTTGAACATAAGGCGGAACTTCAACAGATTGCAGCCCAGTCTGTCAAAGAAGGTGAAGACATCCATCTTCTTTTCCCTGATATCAACAAGGAAAAAGTAGCGGCCGCCATGGAAATCCTTGAAATCCTCACAAACCCCGTAAGCACAGCCATGGACTAA
- a CDS encoding YheE family protein: protein MITHFQWAPLHKNLPGWKISFYFNKQAVQALYHKDGSIEWTANPPSETDEAKLKSMIHDLMIFHVYE, encoded by the coding sequence ATGATCACTCATTTTCAATGGGCACCATTGCATAAGAATCTGCCAGGATGGAAAATTTCCTTTTACTTCAACAAGCAGGCAGTCCAGGCCTTGTATCATAAAGATGGATCCATCGAGTGGACAGCCAATCCGCCCTCTGAAACAGATGAAGCCAAACTCAAAAGCATGATACATGATTTAATGATCTTCCATGTATACGAATGA
- a CDS encoding MetQ/NlpA family ABC transporter substrate-binding protein has protein sequence MKKIASLLSVCALALGLAACGSDDASPKTEDKKELKIGATTGPYADMVKEAIKPGLEDLGYKIEIVEFTDYIQPNKSLGNHSIDANLFQHKVYMDNFAKENDLKLSDLIIVPTAPMGIYSNKYKSLKEIKDGTSLAVPNDPVNLARALKVLVDEGLIEVDPDVDPLKISEKDVTKNPKNIQLKPLESAQLPRATDSVDLSAVPGNFALAAKMDLKDALVLEKMPDMYRNVVAVNTKDEDAQFAKDIKSVVESDQFEKVIDDKFAGFGKPDWMK, from the coding sequence ATGAAGAAAATAGCTTCGTTATTATCAGTCTGTGCACTTGCCCTTGGCTTGGCAGCTTGCGGGAGCGATGATGCATCCCCAAAAACTGAAGACAAAAAAGAATTGAAGATCGGGGCGACTACCGGGCCCTACGCCGATATGGTTAAAGAGGCCATCAAACCCGGTCTTGAAGATCTCGGTTACAAAATAGAGATCGTCGAATTCACCGACTATATCCAGCCGAATAAGTCGCTTGGCAACCATTCGATCGACGCCAACCTATTCCAGCATAAAGTGTACATGGATAACTTCGCTAAAGAAAATGATTTGAAGCTTTCCGACCTTATCATTGTTCCAACAGCACCAATGGGCATATATTCGAACAAGTATAAATCATTGAAAGAAATTAAAGACGGTACATCCCTTGCAGTGCCCAATGATCCGGTTAACCTCGCACGTGCACTTAAAGTGCTGGTGGATGAAGGGTTGATTGAAGTCGATCCAGATGTCGATCCTTTAAAAATATCCGAAAAGGATGTAACGAAAAATCCAAAAAACATCCAACTCAAACCATTGGAATCCGCTCAATTGCCACGGGCAACAGACAGTGTTGACCTATCAGCGGTCCCTGGCAACTTCGCTCTTGCAGCGAAAATGGACCTAAAGGATGCCCTTGTTTTAGAAAAAATGCCGGATATGTATCGAAACGTTGTTGCAGTGAATACAAAAGATGAAGACGCTCAATTTGCAAAGGATATTAAATCAGTTGTGGAATCCGATCAGTTTGAAAAAGTGATCGATGACAAATTTGCCGGATTCGGAAAACCAGACTGGATGAAATGA
- a CDS encoding NAD-dependent epimerase/dehydratase family protein: protein MNILILGGTRFLGRNLVKAAIVKGHDVTLFNRGSDPYVFPEIEQLRGDRDGDLEMLKGRQWDAVIDTSGFIPRTVSKSCSLLNQVKHYTYISSISVYSDPTEPGIDENGEVHTLNEDKAEEITRGTAGPIYGEYYGPLKSLSEKAAEKELPGKVLSIRAGQIVGPYDYTDRLPYWLKRIAEGGEILSPGRPGRPIQVIDARDLAQWVIQMIEKNMTGTYNAVGPDYTLTMGQLLEGCKKVTRSNADFTWVSEKFLNDNKVEPWGEMPLWIPEEFPLPGAKEPLNGFLAVDNNKAINNGLTFRPLSETLEDIWNWEKGRPESADRKAGIHRQHESDLLGLWKQTVG, encoded by the coding sequence ATGAACATTTTAATATTGGGTGGTACACGGTTTTTAGGCCGAAATTTAGTAAAAGCTGCGATAGTGAAAGGGCATGATGTCACACTTTTTAATCGAGGAAGCGATCCTTATGTTTTTCCCGAAATAGAACAGTTAAGAGGGGACCGCGACGGGGATCTGGAAATGTTGAAAGGTAGACAGTGGGATGCAGTCATTGACACATCTGGCTTTATCCCTCGAACTGTATCGAAATCTTGCAGTTTGCTTAATCAAGTTAAACATTATACATATATTTCAAGCATCTCAGTTTATAGTGATCCAACCGAACCAGGTATTGATGAAAATGGAGAGGTTCATACACTAAATGAGGATAAAGCAGAAGAGATCACCCGCGGAACTGCTGGACCGATATACGGTGAATATTATGGACCATTAAAATCATTAAGCGAAAAAGCAGCTGAAAAAGAACTGCCGGGGAAAGTCTTGTCAATTCGTGCCGGTCAAATAGTAGGTCCGTATGATTACACTGACCGATTGCCGTACTGGCTTAAAAGAATAGCGGAAGGGGGAGAAATTTTATCTCCTGGACGACCTGGACGTCCAATCCAAGTTATCGATGCAAGGGACTTGGCTCAATGGGTCATACAAATGATAGAAAAAAATATGACAGGTACATATAATGCCGTTGGACCAGATTACACACTAACTATGGGGCAATTACTTGAAGGTTGCAAAAAGGTAACAAGAAGTAATGCTGATTTTACATGGGTATCGGAAAAGTTTTTAAATGACAATAAAGTAGAGCCGTGGGGAGAGATGCCTTTATGGATACCAGAAGAGTTCCCTTTACCGGGAGCTAAGGAACCTTTGAATGGGTTTTTGGCTGTCGATAACAATAAAGCCATCAATAATGGACTAACATTCCGTCCCCTTTCAGAAACTCTCGAAGATATATGGAACTGGGAAAAGGGACGTCCGGAATCTGCTGATAGAAAAGCCGGTATCCACAGACAACATGAAAGTGATCTTCTTGGATTATGGAAACAGACAGTAGGTTGA
- a CDS encoding YheC/YheD family protein: protein MNIFYDIPTENWYHTHENAELFAGSAEEEISYKKDHSNQPLIPITMFPGNRMLAVGILTISNPKKESGLGGNLNLFRDLSLYLLKHGILAYVFTGNALHSESMRAYVFSSISNKWIECKVPLPDIVYNRIPSRSYEASEEFQNLIKYFKECRLNLFNPCFIDKYVMFEALMEDGSLTNHLPPTMVLRNSGCLDAFLETYRHIYLKPCKGSQGQGIYTIIKNNDDTLLFNSLKHSESFPDFASFWETKKRDLLKRSYIAQQAIIPKKLFGHRYDYRILVHYEKGFYKVTGKAVRMSQTQEITTHTPRGGKLFPYQDLQSRSLDLKLAKIAQKCGEILSKKIGFLGEFSIDIGEDESGSLFIYEVNSKPMQFDEEEIETNRLLHLKNLFIELTFPNLTIK from the coding sequence ATGAACATTTTTTACGATATCCCCACTGAAAATTGGTACCACACTCATGAGAATGCGGAGCTTTTCGCCGGCTCTGCCGAAGAGGAAATCAGCTATAAAAAGGACCATTCAAATCAACCCCTTATTCCAATCACAATGTTTCCAGGTAACCGGATGCTTGCTGTCGGAATTTTAACCATTTCCAATCCCAAAAAGGAATCAGGTTTGGGTGGAAACCTGAACCTTTTTCGGGACCTATCCTTATATTTATTGAAACACGGAATATTGGCGTATGTATTCACAGGAAATGCCCTTCATTCTGAGTCGATGAGAGCTTATGTTTTTTCCTCCATTTCAAACAAGTGGATTGAATGTAAAGTGCCCTTACCTGACATCGTCTATAACCGTATCCCCTCGAGGAGCTATGAGGCGTCAGAGGAATTCCAAAATCTCATCAAATATTTTAAAGAATGCCGATTGAATCTATTCAACCCCTGTTTTATAGATAAATATGTGATGTTCGAAGCATTAATGGAAGATGGATCCCTCACCAATCACCTTCCCCCCACTATGGTCTTACGAAACAGCGGTTGCCTTGATGCTTTCCTGGAGACCTACAGGCATATATACCTTAAACCCTGCAAAGGAAGCCAAGGGCAGGGCATTTATACCATAATCAAAAATAATGATGATACACTATTGTTCAATAGCTTAAAGCATAGTGAGTCCTTCCCGGACTTCGCATCATTCTGGGAAACAAAAAAAAGGGATTTATTAAAAAGGAGCTACATTGCTCAACAGGCGATCATACCAAAAAAACTTTTTGGACATCGTTACGATTACCGGATTCTGGTTCATTATGAAAAAGGTTTTTATAAAGTGACCGGCAAAGCGGTAAGGATGTCACAAACTCAGGAAATCACCACCCACACTCCCCGAGGGGGTAAGCTTTTTCCTTATCAAGACCTGCAATCAAGAAGCCTGGATCTAAAATTAGCGAAAATCGCCCAAAAATGCGGAGAGATACTTTCAAAAAAAATCGGGTTTCTCGGAGAGTTTTCCATTGATATAGGGGAAGACGAATCAGGCTCTCTCTTCATATACGAAGTTAACTCAAAGCCCATGCAATTCGATGAGGAGGAAATTGAAACAAACAGGCTTTTGCATTTAAAAAATCTTTTCATTGAATTAACTTTTCCTAACCTGACAATAAAATAA
- a CDS encoding methionine ABC transporter ATP-binding protein: MIEIRSVRKEYVSKKNRVIGVDNVSLTIKTGEVYGIVGYSGAGKSSLLRCLNLLERPTGGNIIIDGIDLTSLSSKELRKQRQKIGMIFQHFSLVSSKTVYENVAFALKAAHRSKDAIRLRVLELLEIVGLSDKKDVYPAQLSGGQKQRVGIARALANDPTVLLCDEATSALDPTTTKAILQLLKKISSELGITIVLITHEMEVVKELCHRVAVMQDGRVIEEGPVYEIFSQPKQELTKQFISSVLDFELPSHLIEESKGTIIKIQFEGHTAGESILSDTLQSHSVKGNILHGKIEYIQDVPLGILIIELIGDAAQIHSALDYIKNRSSSVEVLKHVTA; encoded by the coding sequence ATGATTGAAATCCGTTCAGTCCGAAAGGAATACGTCTCGAAGAAAAACCGAGTTATCGGAGTGGATAACGTTTCTTTGACCATTAAAACAGGCGAAGTGTATGGAATTGTCGGCTACAGCGGAGCTGGAAAAAGCTCATTACTCCGCTGCTTGAATTTGCTTGAACGTCCGACAGGTGGAAATATCATCATCGACGGCATTGATTTAACATCTTTATCAAGTAAAGAGCTTCGTAAACAACGCCAAAAAATCGGAATGATATTCCAGCACTTTTCCCTGGTCAGTTCAAAAACCGTTTATGAAAATGTCGCTTTCGCCTTAAAGGCCGCGCATCGATCGAAGGATGCCATCAGGTTACGTGTATTGGAATTGTTGGAAATCGTAGGCCTCAGCGATAAGAAAGATGTTTATCCGGCACAGCTTAGCGGTGGACAGAAGCAGCGGGTCGGCATTGCTCGCGCCTTAGCGAATGATCCCACTGTACTATTATGTGATGAAGCGACTTCAGCCCTTGATCCAACAACTACAAAAGCGATTTTACAGTTATTGAAAAAGATAAGCAGTGAGCTTGGTATCACCATCGTGTTGATTACACATGAAATGGAAGTGGTCAAAGAACTATGCCACCGAGTCGCTGTCATGCAGGATGGCCGGGTAATTGAGGAAGGTCCCGTTTATGAAATATTTTCACAGCCTAAGCAGGAATTAACGAAGCAATTCATTAGCAGTGTACTGGATTTCGAACTCCCTTCGCACTTGATTGAAGAAAGTAAAGGTACGATTATTAAAATTCAATTCGAAGGGCATACCGCCGGTGAGTCGATTCTTTCGGATACTCTCCAATCCCATTCAGTAAAGGGTAATATTTTACACGGTAAAATTGAGTATATCCAGGATGTCCCTTTAGGCATTTTGATCATCGAGTTAATTGGCGATGCCGCCCAAATTCATTCGGCATTGGACTATATAAAAAATCGTTCCAGTTCTGTGGAGGTGTTAAAACATGTCACTGCTTGA
- a CDS encoding PucR family transcriptional regulator — protein sequence MLENLKQKFPNALTNKKEIDDISDYVWFEDSRSILGIPRSEITAEEIRLLELLFAPSINPNYLNVHPDSSWKTFLSEPNATLPLTSWENVRFLHFKLTHADFSNSDFEEAFLAFVPSDAALVWENETAGVLIETDKDEPLSNKELIAISSTLESDFYVKTRMFTGRFHPVNQDLHHHWTQEKKCFDLAQVHLPDLKVADLADIIPHSLINDPSGKNAKWYINEILGKTKQDTELIKTIKTYIECNSNATHAAKQLYIHRNSLQYRIDKFSERTGLDIRNFRHALTAYLIFLLND from the coding sequence ATGCTTGAAAATCTCAAACAAAAATTCCCGAATGCTCTTACCAATAAAAAGGAAATTGATGATATTTCTGACTATGTTTGGTTCGAAGACTCAAGAAGTATACTTGGCATTCCCCGTTCAGAAATCACAGCCGAAGAAATCCGTTTATTGGAACTGCTTTTTGCTCCTTCCATAAACCCAAATTACCTCAATGTACATCCAGACTCATCATGGAAAACTTTTTTATCCGAACCGAATGCAACATTGCCATTAACGAGCTGGGAGAATGTTCGATTTCTTCATTTTAAGCTGACTCATGCTGATTTTTCCAACTCCGACTTTGAAGAGGCCTTCCTCGCTTTCGTTCCATCTGACGCAGCATTGGTCTGGGAAAATGAAACGGCAGGAGTCTTAATTGAAACGGACAAGGATGAACCATTATCAAATAAAGAACTAATCGCCATTTCTTCCACACTTGAAAGTGACTTTTATGTTAAGACCCGTATGTTCACCGGGCGCTTTCACCCTGTAAATCAAGACCTTCATCATCACTGGACTCAGGAGAAAAAGTGTTTTGATTTGGCACAGGTGCACCTGCCGGATCTTAAGGTCGCTGATTTGGCAGACATCATTCCTCATTCATTAATTAATGATCCATCCGGTAAAAATGCAAAATGGTATATCAATGAGATTCTTGGCAAGACCAAGCAGGATACTGAACTTATCAAAACGATTAAAACGTATATCGAATGTAATTCCAATGCCACCCATGCCGCCAAACAGCTTTATATACATCGGAACAGCTTACAATACCGAATCGATAAATTCTCTGAAAGAACTGGTCTCGATATTAGAAACTTCCGTCATGCCCTTACTGCGTACTTGATTTTTTTACTGAATGATTAA
- a CDS encoding methionine ABC transporter permease: protein MSLLDPIINILPDLNKAFLETIYMVGVSLAVALLIGLPLGVLLFTTTRNLFFENSIVNRSLGFAVNIVRSIPFIILLVALLPLTDLLTGSTIGPRAASVSLSVSAIPFFARIVESALREIDRGVIEAAIAVGATPWMIIKDVLLPEAKPGIIQGLTLTTISLIGYSAMAGTIGGGGIGDLAIRYGYYRYDNTVMITTIVVLICLVQIIQMVGDKASYIVNKR, encoded by the coding sequence ATGTCACTGCTTGATCCCATCATCAATATTTTACCTGATCTTAATAAAGCCTTTCTTGAAACGATTTATATGGTCGGCGTTTCCCTTGCAGTAGCTCTGCTGATTGGTTTACCGCTTGGAGTATTGCTGTTTACGACAACCAGGAATTTATTTTTTGAAAATAGCATCGTGAACCGATCTCTCGGTTTCGCAGTCAATATTGTACGTTCAATCCCGTTCATCATTCTATTGGTCGCCCTCCTTCCTTTAACGGACCTTCTTACGGGATCGACGATAGGGCCAAGAGCGGCTTCTGTTTCCCTTTCCGTATCCGCAATACCTTTTTTTGCAAGGATCGTTGAATCGGCATTACGTGAAATAGACAGAGGAGTGATTGAAGCTGCAATTGCCGTAGGTGCCACTCCATGGATGATCATTAAGGATGTACTTCTTCCAGAGGCAAAACCGGGAATCATTCAAGGACTTACATTAACGACCATTTCGCTTATCGGTTACTCTGCAATGGCAGGGACAATCGGCGGAGGCGGAATTGGCGACCTGGCCATCCGGTACGGATATTACCGTTATGACAACACAGTCATGATCACGACGATCGTCGTGCTGATCTGCCTTGTGCAAATCATTCAAATGGTTGGTGACAAAGCCTCATACATAGTTAACAAACGATAG
- a CDS encoding MBL fold metallo-hydrolase translates to MIEIKTVNDVVCVQGTPGGNKSGMSVYVFLTDGLLIDTGAEILLEELIPFYESSDFDSVALTHYHEDHTGGAAWIQEHKKVPLFIHPMSVEVCAKDAVYPEYRKIFWGKRDAFKAEPLGKAIHSRTQTWEPIFTPGHAKDHMVYLNHSNGMLFSGDLFVTPKTKLVLREESVPVIIDSIKKLLQYDFGEVFCCHAGHVPDGKEMFRKKLDYLENLQGEILRLHSQGLTVHEIQQVVLPNRYPLIEISGHEWDSEHIITSILKEKVLINKDNLAKH, encoded by the coding sequence ATGATAGAGATTAAGACGGTAAATGATGTGGTTTGTGTGCAAGGGACTCCTGGCGGGAACAAGTCGGGGATGAGTGTTTATGTCTTTTTAACGGATGGCCTATTGATAGATACTGGAGCAGAGATTTTATTGGAAGAGCTTATTCCATTCTATGAGTCCTCAGACTTCGACTCAGTGGCCCTGACTCACTATCATGAAGACCATACGGGGGGCGCTGCATGGATACAGGAACATAAAAAGGTCCCGCTTTTCATTCACCCGATGTCGGTTGAGGTTTGTGCAAAGGATGCTGTATATCCTGAATATCGCAAAATTTTCTGGGGAAAGAGAGACGCCTTTAAAGCTGAGCCGCTAGGGAAGGCCATTCATTCCCGTACCCAAACGTGGGAGCCGATTTTTACACCTGGTCATGCGAAGGACCATATGGTGTATTTGAATCACAGTAATGGCATGCTCTTTTCAGGAGACCTTTTCGTAACGCCAAAAACAAAGCTTGTCTTACGGGAAGAGTCTGTCCCGGTCATCATCGATTCCATAAAAAAATTACTTCAATATGACTTCGGGGAAGTGTTTTGCTGCCATGCTGGGCATGTGCCTGATGGGAAGGAAATGTTTCGAAAAAAACTCGATTATTTGGAAAACCTCCAAGGTGAAATTTTACGCTTACATTCTCAAGGACTGACCGTTCATGAAATCCAGCAGGTCGTTTTACCGAACCGCTATCCCCTTATCGAGATATCTGGGCATGAATGGGATTCAGAGCATATCATTACATCGATATTAAAAGAAAAAGTATTGATTAATAAGGATAATCTAGCAAAACACTAA